A genome region from Thermoanaerobaculia bacterium includes the following:
- a CDS encoding efflux RND transporter periplasmic adaptor subunit, whose product MNRTRLSFVVLALASTALQTLAGCSSPKTQAPAAPAERVAQVRTITLAPRTVVDRTSLPAGLEPLHRAVLAAEVGGAVEAVRAELGQAVARGELLATIDERALAQQVAEAEAWLRQANLQFERAQNLFERKAVTKAQLLDAVTNRDVAVARIASAKLALDKARVAAPWAGRIAVRHVEVGSFVAPGTPLFELVDASRVKVRAEARAADVRFLAVGREVEVSFDAFPGEKFPAKIERLGAELDPQSRTLAVEAELANADGRLKPGMLARLDIPRQTVEGALVVPMSALVDLGGTKAVWTVADGRALRREVTTGVVVGEEIVVIGLAAGTHVIVEGQQAVGENQPVEEV is encoded by the coding sequence ATGAACCGCACCCGCCTGTCATTCGTCGTCCTCGCGCTGGCCTCGACCGCTCTTCAGACGCTCGCCGGCTGCTCCTCTCCCAAGACTCAGGCCCCGGCCGCGCCGGCCGAGCGCGTTGCCCAGGTGCGGACGATCACACTCGCGCCGCGCACCGTCGTCGACCGCACGAGCCTCCCGGCCGGCCTCGAGCCGCTGCACCGCGCCGTGCTCGCCGCCGAGGTCGGCGGTGCCGTCGAAGCCGTCCGGGCCGAGCTCGGACAGGCGGTCGCCAGGGGCGAGCTCCTGGCGACGATCGACGAACGCGCCCTGGCGCAGCAGGTGGCCGAGGCCGAGGCCTGGCTGCGGCAGGCGAACCTCCAGTTCGAGCGCGCCCAGAATCTCTTCGAGCGCAAGGCGGTGACCAAGGCCCAGCTCCTCGATGCGGTCACCAACCGGGACGTCGCCGTCGCACGGATCGCATCGGCGAAGCTCGCGCTCGACAAGGCCCGCGTCGCCGCGCCCTGGGCAGGGCGGATCGCCGTGCGCCACGTCGAGGTCGGCAGCTTCGTCGCTCCGGGCACACCGCTCTTCGAGCTCGTCGACGCCTCCAGGGTCAAGGTCCGCGCCGAGGCGCGCGCCGCCGACGTTCGCTTCCTCGCGGTGGGCCGGGAGGTCGAGGTCAGCTTCGACGCCTTCCCGGGCGAGAAGTTCCCGGCGAAGATCGAGCGCCTGGGGGCCGAGCTCGATCCGCAGTCGCGCACCCTCGCGGTCGAGGCCGAGCTCGCCAACGCCGACGGACGGCTGAAGCCGGGAATGCTCGCCCGCCTCGACATTCCGCGCCAGACGGTCGAGGGTGCCCTGGTCGTGCCGATGTCCGCGCTGGTCGATCTCGGCGGCACGAAGGCCGTCTGGACGGTCGCCGACGGACGCGCGCTGCGCCGCGAGGTGACGACCGGGGTGGTGGTCGGCGAGGAGATCGTGGTCATCGGCCTTGCGGCCGGGACGCACGTCATCGTCGAGGGCCAGCAGGCGGTGGGCGAGAACCAGCCGGTCGAGGAGGTCTGA
- a CDS encoding TolC family protein, translating to MSPRRTCFFPIAVAVAVTVALLPPAPAVAIQLDLARAVETTLRANPGLLSVEEIRSQVAGGIREARADAFPQLTLSSSWGQSRSPSFLNSSDFDEILDQFPGGSFEPSTQELSRAVVELKQPVWTFGKIRAAIDLAKIVGEATDAQIRTARLDAAFSTAEAYYRVQAAREGLATIESEREYRSRDLARIEDLLEIGEATQLEQLRAFSALAAVDPEVARRRGQVTIAEMRLRQLLDLPTDEPLELEPSSATLPAPPEIDRLVAAAAGRPEIEDLVHQEDAYEVQQQITRADGLPRIDLSGYWGREVRLVTNLADPLYSSWAAALELSWPFFDGGRRRGQIEQFESQRRQIALRRAELEASIRLETDQARTNYATALSRAASAEIFAQAAAEAERVARATYEEGVATQTDLLDAQRNAVIAQVSAIEARYEALVEASRLSRAVGLLPTEPWSTLAQKELP from the coding sequence ATGTCCCCTCGCCGAACCTGCTTCTTCCCTATCGCCGTCGCGGTGGCGGTAACAGTTGCGCTGCTGCCTCCGGCACCGGCCGTCGCGATTCAACTCGACCTCGCACGGGCCGTCGAGACCACGTTGCGCGCCAATCCCGGCCTGCTGTCGGTCGAGGAGATTCGCAGTCAGGTAGCGGGCGGTATCCGCGAGGCGCGCGCCGACGCCTTCCCGCAGTTGACCTTGAGCTCGTCGTGGGGGCAGTCGCGCAGCCCTTCCTTCCTCAACAGCTCCGACTTCGACGAGATCCTCGACCAGTTCCCGGGCGGCAGCTTCGAGCCTTCGACGCAGGAGCTCAGCCGGGCGGTCGTCGAGCTCAAGCAGCCGGTCTGGACCTTCGGCAAGATTCGCGCCGCGATCGATCTCGCCAAGATCGTCGGAGAAGCCACCGACGCCCAGATCCGCACCGCCCGGCTCGACGCGGCGTTCTCGACCGCCGAGGCGTACTACCGGGTTCAGGCGGCGCGCGAGGGCCTGGCGACGATCGAGTCCGAGCGCGAGTACCGCAGCCGCGACCTGGCGCGCATCGAAGACCTGCTCGAAATCGGCGAAGCGACCCAGCTCGAGCAGCTGCGCGCCTTCTCCGCGCTGGCCGCTGTCGACCCGGAAGTCGCCCGCCGCAGAGGCCAGGTGACGATCGCCGAGATGCGTCTGCGACAGCTTCTCGACCTGCCGACCGACGAGCCGCTCGAGCTCGAACCGTCGTCGGCGACGCTGCCCGCACCGCCAGAGATCGACCGGCTCGTCGCGGCGGCGGCCGGCCGGCCCGAGATCGAGGATCTGGTGCATCAGGAAGACGCCTACGAGGTCCAGCAGCAGATCACCCGCGCCGACGGCCTGCCGCGCATCGATCTCAGCGGCTACTGGGGACGCGAGGTGCGTCTGGTGACGAATCTCGCCGACCCGCTCTACAGCTCCTGGGCGGCGGCGCTCGAGCTCTCCTGGCCGTTCTTCGACGGCGGGCGCCGGCGCGGACAGATCGAGCAGTTCGAGAGCCAGCGCCGGCAGATCGCCCTGCGCCGCGCCGAGCTCGAAGCGTCGATCCGGCTCGAAACCGACCAGGCCCGGACCAACTACGCCACCGCCCTGTCGCGGGCCGCCTCGGCCGAGATCTTCGCGCAGGCGGCAGCGGAGGCCGAGCGCGTGGCGCGCGCCACCTACGAAGAGGGCGTCGCCACCCAGACCGATCTCCTCGATGCCCAGAGAAACGCCGTGATCGCCCAGGTGAGCGCGATCGAAGCCCGCTACGAAGCTCTCGTCGAAGCCTCACGTCTGTCGCGCGCTGTCGGCCTGCTGCCGACCGAGCCCTGGTCCACGCTGGCGCAGAAGGAACTGCCATGA
- a CDS encoding TetR/AcrR family transcriptional regulator — MDNPLDGATTRQKIRQAALELFGERGYDGAAMTALAERVGIAKPSLYNYYRSKEELLLDLVRDGISQWREACMAPFGRPDTFERQLGDHLRLAVEFARDRPHLIAIFHLATTHVPPELGQRIHEVVSEVEGAIRATILDRIDAARAAGEIDTDAADAQIFLGIFFHGLLFLQAGHHHSAAPVESRLPQIWRLLFRALSGREPQEDLS; from the coding sequence TTGGACAATCCACTCGACGGTGCCACCACCCGGCAGAAGATCCGCCAGGCGGCGCTCGAGCTCTTCGGCGAGCGCGGCTATGACGGTGCCGCGATGACCGCGCTCGCCGAGCGCGTCGGTATTGCCAAGCCCTCGCTCTACAACTACTACCGCTCGAAGGAGGAGTTGCTGCTCGATCTGGTTCGCGACGGCATCTCGCAGTGGCGGGAGGCCTGCATGGCGCCGTTCGGGCGCCCGGATACCTTCGAGCGCCAGCTCGGCGATCATCTTCGGCTGGCGGTCGAGTTCGCCCGCGACCGTCCGCACCTGATCGCGATCTTCCACCTCGCGACCACCCACGTGCCGCCGGAGCTCGGCCAACGCATCCACGAAGTGGTGAGTGAGGTCGAAGGAGCGATCCGGGCGACCATTCTCGACCGGATCGATGCGGCACGCGCCGCGGGCGAGATCGACACCGATGCCGCCGACGCGCAGATCTTCCTCGGCATCTTCTTTCACGGCCTGCTCTTTCTCCAGGCCGGTCACCACCACTCGGCCGCACCGGTCGAGAGTCGTCTGCCGCAGATCTGGCGGCTCCTTTTCCGCGCCCTCTCGGGGCGCGAACCGCAGGAGGACCTGTCCTGA